Proteins co-encoded in one Oreochromis aureus strain Israel breed Guangdong linkage group 3, ZZ_aureus, whole genome shotgun sequence genomic window:
- the LOC116317416 gene encoding ladderlectin-like gives MKLLTVSALLCIVMVVTIGAGEHLVYKKHWYLGWSRYGNRYFRYFPFRYTWAEAQRYCQLKKANLASVRSLGEYRKIQRVIYRSTHSYPVTWIGGSDAQQERYWFWIDGTPFTYTYWCRGEPNNVWHREHCMHMNWTGRKCMNDKPCNYRYPFVCVRKRR, from the exons ATGAAGCTGCTGACCGTGTCTGCACTTCTTTGTATAGTGATGGTTGTGACCATTGGTGCTG GAGAGCATCTTGTATACAAGAAGCACTGGTATTTGGGTTGGAGTAGATATGGAAACCGATACTTCCGCTACTTTCCCTTTCGCTATACTTGGGCGGAAGCTCAG AGATACTGTCAGTTAAAGAAGGCAAACCTGGCATCTGTACGCAGCCTTGGAGAGTACCGCAAGATTCAGAGGGTCATATATCGTTCCACTCACAGTTACCCAGTTACATGGATTGGAGGCTCTGATGCTCAACAG GAGCGTTATTGGTTTTGGATTGATGGAACTCCTTTTACATACACATACTGGTGTCGTGGAGAGCCGAACAATGTTTGGCACAGAGAGCACTGCATGCACATGAACTGGACAG GACGGAAGTGTATGAATGACAAACCCTGTAACTACCGATACCCATTTGTCTGCGTCAGGAAAAGAAGATAA
- the LOC116317421 gene encoding ladderlectin-like isoform X2, with product MKLLTVSVLLCAMMALIIAAEEGGTEAKAPEHLVEKRALCHWCHWIRFGNRYYRYFPYHLDWAHAQRHCQSVHANLASVRSLREYREIQRVIYHATHSYPLTWIGGSDAQKERHWFWIDGTPFKFTYWCRGEPNNYRHREHCMHMNWSGHKCMNDINCHYRYPYVCVRKVQG from the exons ATGAAGCTGCTGACTGTGTCTGTACTTCTTTGTGCAATGATGGCTCTGATCATTGCTGCTG AAGAAGGTGGGACAGAGGCAAAGGCACCAG AGCATCTTGTTGAGAAGAGAGCCTTATGTCACTGGTGTCACTGGATCAGGTTCGGCAACCGATACTACCGCTATTTTCCTTATCACTTGGATTGGGCTCATGCTCAG AGACACTGTCAGTCCGTGCATGCAAACCTGGCATCTGTACGCAGCCTCAGAGAATACCGTGAGATTCAAAGGGTCATATATCATGCTACTCACAGTTACCCACTTACATGGATTGGAGGCTCTGATGCTCAAAAG GAGCGTCATTGGTTTTGGATCGATGGAACTCCTTTCAAATTTACGTACTGGTGTCGTGGAGAGCCTAACAACTATAGGCACAGAGAGCACTGCATGCACATGAACTGGTCAG GACACAAGTGTATGAATGATATAAACTGTCACTACCGATACCCATATGTCTGCGTCAGGAAAGTCCAGGGATGA
- the LOC116317421 gene encoding ladderlectin-like isoform X1 — MKLLTVSVLLCAMMALIIAAEEGGTEAKAPEEHLVEKRALCHWCHWIRFGNRYYRYFPYHLDWAHAQRHCQSVHANLASVRSLREYREIQRVIYHATHSYPLTWIGGSDAQKERHWFWIDGTPFKFTYWCRGEPNNYRHREHCMHMNWSGHKCMNDINCHYRYPYVCVRKVQG, encoded by the exons ATGAAGCTGCTGACTGTGTCTGTACTTCTTTGTGCAATGATGGCTCTGATCATTGCTGCTG AAGAAGGTGGGACAGAGGCAAAGGCACCAG AAGAGCATCTTGTTGAGAAGAGAGCCTTATGTCACTGGTGTCACTGGATCAGGTTCGGCAACCGATACTACCGCTATTTTCCTTATCACTTGGATTGGGCTCATGCTCAG AGACACTGTCAGTCCGTGCATGCAAACCTGGCATCTGTACGCAGCCTCAGAGAATACCGTGAGATTCAAAGGGTCATATATCATGCTACTCACAGTTACCCACTTACATGGATTGGAGGCTCTGATGCTCAAAAG GAGCGTCATTGGTTTTGGATCGATGGAACTCCTTTCAAATTTACGTACTGGTGTCGTGGAGAGCCTAACAACTATAGGCACAGAGAGCACTGCATGCACATGAACTGGTCAG GACACAAGTGTATGAATGATATAAACTGTCACTACCGATACCCATATGTCTGCGTCAGGAAAGTCCAGGGATGA
- the LOC116317421 gene encoding ladderlectin-like isoform X4, with translation MKLLTVSVLLCAMMALIIAAEGGTEAKAPEHLVEKRALCHWCHWIRFGNRYYRYFPYHLDWAHAQRHCQSVHANLASVRSLREYREIQRVIYHATHSYPLTWIGGSDAQKERHWFWIDGTPFKFTYWCRGEPNNYRHREHCMHMNWSGHKCMNDINCHYRYPYVCVRKVQG, from the exons ATGAAGCTGCTGACTGTGTCTGTACTTCTTTGTGCAATGATGGCTCTGATCATTGCTGCTG AAGGTGGGACAGAGGCAAAGGCACCAG AGCATCTTGTTGAGAAGAGAGCCTTATGTCACTGGTGTCACTGGATCAGGTTCGGCAACCGATACTACCGCTATTTTCCTTATCACTTGGATTGGGCTCATGCTCAG AGACACTGTCAGTCCGTGCATGCAAACCTGGCATCTGTACGCAGCCTCAGAGAATACCGTGAGATTCAAAGGGTCATATATCATGCTACTCACAGTTACCCACTTACATGGATTGGAGGCTCTGATGCTCAAAAG GAGCGTCATTGGTTTTGGATCGATGGAACTCCTTTCAAATTTACGTACTGGTGTCGTGGAGAGCCTAACAACTATAGGCACAGAGAGCACTGCATGCACATGAACTGGTCAG GACACAAGTGTATGAATGATATAAACTGTCACTACCGATACCCATATGTCTGCGTCAGGAAAGTCCAGGGATGA
- the LOC116317421 gene encoding ladderlectin-like isoform X3 gives MKLLTVSVLLCAMMALIIAAEGGTEAKAPEEHLVEKRALCHWCHWIRFGNRYYRYFPYHLDWAHAQRHCQSVHANLASVRSLREYREIQRVIYHATHSYPLTWIGGSDAQKERHWFWIDGTPFKFTYWCRGEPNNYRHREHCMHMNWSGHKCMNDINCHYRYPYVCVRKVQG, from the exons ATGAAGCTGCTGACTGTGTCTGTACTTCTTTGTGCAATGATGGCTCTGATCATTGCTGCTG AAGGTGGGACAGAGGCAAAGGCACCAG AAGAGCATCTTGTTGAGAAGAGAGCCTTATGTCACTGGTGTCACTGGATCAGGTTCGGCAACCGATACTACCGCTATTTTCCTTATCACTTGGATTGGGCTCATGCTCAG AGACACTGTCAGTCCGTGCATGCAAACCTGGCATCTGTACGCAGCCTCAGAGAATACCGTGAGATTCAAAGGGTCATATATCATGCTACTCACAGTTACCCACTTACATGGATTGGAGGCTCTGATGCTCAAAAG GAGCGTCATTGGTTTTGGATCGATGGAACTCCTTTCAAATTTACGTACTGGTGTCGTGGAGAGCCTAACAACTATAGGCACAGAGAGCACTGCATGCACATGAACTGGTCAG GACACAAGTGTATGAATGATATAAACTGTCACTACCGATACCCATATGTCTGCGTCAGGAAAGTCCAGGGATGA